Part of the Zingiber officinale cultivar Zhangliang chromosome 8A, Zo_v1.1, whole genome shotgun sequence genome, ttgttggaggcgcccggGGGTGGTCCGGGAGCCCAAAAATAGCCTATAAAAAGGacttcaagaagaagcttcaagACATCACTCACTCCAACTTTCGTACTCGCATGTTGCTTTGAGAAGACTCTGATGACACCCAAAGGCTACTCCGACAACTAATACTTAAGTAATTACTtcttctattgtcggtattttatttaataattcttgtacttaaatttTATAAACATTTTCAAAGTGatagtgattgcctaacgaaagtacTCCATGAGtgtagaccttggagtaggagttgctgaAGATTCTGAAAAAAGTAAAAAAGACTTGTGTTAGCGATTGTCTGTGTCAGAACCGGCCCTGATGTGGTCAACATGGGGCTGACGCACAGGGCCCCATTTCTTAGAGGGCCCACTTTAACCCatgtaaaaaatttaattaaaaggaTCTACTTATAAATTATTATGAGCTTTTTTTTgtaaaagtgaaaaaaaataacCACTGCCCCTCCATCTTCGCTAAACCTAAAAGTGCCGCCTTTTCTGCTTTTGCTGTTCGCCGAAGGCTCGCTGTTCGCCGAAGGCTCGCTGTTCGCCGAAGGCTCGCACAATTCGTCGAAGGCAGGTAATATTACTTGTTAAATAAAGCTAATTATTTATTTACATGTTCGATTGTAGGATGACATGCAATTAGCTTGCACAATCATGCAAATATGTGATTTTCTTCTGTTACACGGTTACAATGCACTTATGCAATTATCCAAACCCTAGAAATTGTTCTTGGATTTTGCTGGTGTGAATCTAATTAGCCCTGTTCTGTCCGTGACTTCTCACTCACTTGAGAAAATTAATTCTATTCTTGTTATTAgtcagttaattaattaattatagaaATAAATTTTCCAACAGAAATTGATGAGAATTCACACAGACAGCAAGCTTCCATATGCTAGTGGACAAAGTGTGcagtatttctattttttttttgggttgctataaaaacaatttttctttcatagagATTCAACTTGCAACTTCGAGATCAATGCGTAGCAGTAATGATCCATTAGTTACTCAAACAAAGATTAATGTATCGTCTAAACTAGTAATTTGAAGTTCATTAATTTGTTCACATTTTACTACAATAATTAGATTTGAAGGTGCAACTTTCATTTCAAtgtaaataattattatatacaaAGACTATTTGATAGTACACTTATCTTCATATGAATCATATTTTTCCTTCTCATATGTTTTACTTAGCAATTAGCATGTTGTTTTATTCCATGATAAATATTAATATGTTATCTACAAAGTTACTTCTCATTTTTAGAAAATGAAGTCCCTATTGCAAGATTTCTAATTGTACAAATGTGAAATGCAAGATATCAAACTCTTAACTTGCAACTTATCAGCTTGTAGAATTTTACCTATCTACCTTACATTCATGTGCATATATGATTGAGTTATTCATACTAACTTGTGATTGTGTTTCTCAATAGCTTCATGGAGCAGGGATTCATTTTCATAGGAAATTACTTCATAGGAAATTGAGTTGCAAAATGAACATTTTATAATAAATGCTTGTCTAATATCTATAATAAGTGGTTGTTTGAgagtttgatttgttttttttGTAGAAAATTAGAATGTTTGATACTAGGAAGTATCTATCAGGACATGATAaacggaaaaaaaaagaaaaagagttgAAGAATTTATTGAGTCTCAAAGAGGGGCAATTGACAGATTTATTGTCAAAGAATCGAAAAATTCATCACTTGAAGATTTGGTTAatgaagaaaaataagaaaacaatggTAATGAATTACATGAAGGCTTAGCCATTGAAAATGATATAGAGGGAGATGTGAATGAGATTGAAGACAATGAAAGTGGTGATGATTtagactttaaaaataattattctgaAAGTGATGATGATGCTATTAATGAAGTGAATGAAGAACCAAGTTCATCAATTCCACTTGACATTTTTGATCCTAAAAATTGGGAGAATTTAAATCCTAAGTGGAAGGATCAATTAGTGGAAAAGGGCCCTATAAGAGATGTATTAATAGGGAAAGGTCCCAAAGATAGATCAAATAGACGATTCTCTTCAGATTTCTATACTCGGATTTTGCCAAATGGTCAAAAGCACCATAGAGATTGGTTGGTCTACTCATAAGCACTTGATAAAGCATTTTGTTTTTGTTCCAAGTTGTTCAAAAGGGGGCCTCAACCAAGTCAACTAGCAAATGAGGGATACTGTGATTGAGGGCATCTTAGTAGcagacttaaagaacatgagacaAGTATTGAGCATATCAATTATTATGTTAGTTGGTCTGAGTTGCGTatcaggttaatgaagggtacaaCAATTGATCATGCTGTTCAAGATCAAATCAAGAAGGCAAAAGAGCATTGGAGGAAGGTATTACACCGATTAATTTCACTTGTGAAATTTTTGGCTAAACAAAATATAGCATTTCGTGGTAGTAATGAGAAACTTTATGATGATAACAATGGAAATTTTATGGCTACTGTTGAGATGATTGCTGAGTGGGACTCAGTGATGAGGGAACATATTGAAAGAAATACACATCATCATTATCTTAGCCACAAAATTCAGAATGAATTGATATGCTTGTTAGCTTCTCAAAtaaagagttctattcttgaaatCATTAAAAAAGCTAAGTTCTTTTCTGTAATACTTGATTGCACTCCTGATATTAGTAACTAAGAGCAAATGACTTTAGTTATAAGATGTGTTGATGTTTCTACAAGCCCAATGAAAGTAGAAGAATACTTTTTGGGATTTTTAAAAGTGGATGATACAACAGGACAAGGCTTGTTTGAAGAACTACAAAATGTGTTAAAGAGTTTTGATCTTGATATTGATAACGTGAGAGGGCAGGGATATGATAATGGGGCAAATATGAAAGGGAAGCACCAAGGCGTACAAAAAAAATTGTTGGATATAAATCTTAGAGCATTGTATACTCCATGTGTTTGTCATTGTTTGAATTTAACACTTTGTGATATTGCAAATTCCTGTGGAAAAGCGAAAGACTTTTTTGGAGTAGTACAACGGATTTATACAATATTTTCTCATTCTACAAAGAGGTGGAAGATTTTGATAGATCATGTAACGGTAAAAGGTTTAACTCTCAAGCCATTATCAATCACTCGATGGGAAAGTCGTACTGAAAGTGTAAAAGCAGTGGTACTTCAAGCTCAACAAATCAGAGAAGCTTTACTTCAAGTTGCAGAAGAAAAAGACACTGACTCTAAAATAAGAAGTGAAGCTAAGTCTTTAGCAACATTTGAACTtggaaattttgagtttttagtggGTATGATTATTTGGTATAAGATATTGGGTAAAGTTAATATTgttagcaaaagcttacaatctGAAAACATGCTTATTGACGTTGCTATGACCAAAATTAAGGGGTTAATTACTTCTTTTGAAGAGTATAGAGAATCTAGATTTGGACAAGCTATCAATACAACAAAAGAACTTGCTTCAACAATGGAGATTGATCATGTTTTTCCTGAAAAAAGACAAATATATAGAAAAGGCGTTTTGATGAGGTTACATATGAGTCTTCGAAACTACCTCAAGAATTTACTGAGGAAGCTTTTAGAGTTCATTATTTCTTGTTCATAGTAGATCAAACAATTGGGTCATTGAAGAAAAGGTTTGAGCAATATGAGGAATATGAAGATCTTTTTGGATTTCTTTTCACAGCTGAAAAGTTGAGTTCATTGATTGATGAGGACTTTAAAGCTCGTTGTAAGAATCTTGAAAGGAAACTACAAAGAAAAAATGGTACAAGACAAGATGTTTCAGATTTGGATGGAGATGACTTATATCAAGAACTGAAAATAATACAATATATTCTGCCAAAGGAAACAAAAACAGCAAGTGAAATACTAATTTTTTTGCAAAGAATGAATTGTTTCCCGAATTCATTTATTGCATACTGGATATTATTAACTATTCCGGTGACTGTCGCATCTACAGAAAGAAGTTTTTCTAAATTGAAGTTGTTGAAATCTTGTTTGAGATCAACCATGACCCAAACAAGATTGAATGCATTAGCAATGATTTCGATTGAGAGTGAGTTTTTAGAAAAACTCAATTATGAAAAATTGATCGATGACTTTACAAATAAAACTGAAAGAAGATCAGTTTTTCATAGTTAATTGTAataaatctttttcattttctaatactGAGTATTAGCAATATTGAATATAATGTTTCCATTATTATGGATTTTAGTTTATGTGTTCTGTTGATGAATTATTATAtagtatcgattttattttttttatctaaatttAAAGGGCTTTTTTTTTTGCACTGGACCTTTCAAAGTCTAGGACCGACCCTGACAGGAACTACTCCATCAAAGTCACCGCTGCACAAACCCAACCAATGCTTAGTTAGGGACAAAATTTAATCGAAAACCCCTTCACTCGCAATCTAATGAACGATATCTTTATCGTATGACATATGTTCTGCAGGAATCTTAAAGCTATTATACTTGCAAAATTGATATGTCTATATATGCTATTTTTACTTACATAATGTGCATAAGGACCACAAAATTTATACACCTATCTAAATGAAAGTATTGAAATGGAAAGCTTATTCACACCCTATGATATGATGAAGACatctaatgattttttttacCTGTATTTTAAAACCCTAATCCCATTAGATAATAATTTGTGAATAATTGGTAGCATTATGGAAGGTTGATCTGACCAACTAGTATCACTTGGCTACATGGAgacaaatataaataaatgagttgaattttattattttgtttaaaagaaaaataaaattatcaaatggCGTATTATATTTATGAGATATGTATATACCTACAACCAGACCAGGTGTAATTGAGCTTTGTGATATTGGCATGTAGAGCTTTCTGTACCTCAAGATTGTTAAGGTATGCCTCCACATAATTAGAAGTACAAGGATCAAAATTCTCAATCTGCATTAGAATTTAAGTATGACATTTCAATCTGTTAGTTAGTTCTATTCACAATTGATATGATTGAGTGAAAATTCTTAATATGCATCAGAATTTAAGTATGACATTTCAATCTGGGCAAATTCCAGCTTTAGTTAGAGCTTGCTCCTTGTTGTGATCCAACAAGAATGCGATGACCGATTCTTGAGTTAACAGGTCAAATCGATTCGATCTAAATTGGCTCTAAAAATACTAGGGAAATGGAGATAATTAAATGTAATGATGCTTGGAAGAGACAAACCGAGGGCGATTTTGGAGTCGGCGTCACGCTCGACGAGAAGCACAGTGGCGCGTATATGTTGTAGACGTCCAACTCCTCAACGGCGAGGTTGGCCTGGTCGAGCGCATTGTCGTACTCTGGAGTGGCCTATCAGGCGTCCGACGAGAAATTGCAAAACTTGTGGATCACGCGAATGGTCTCATCGGCGATCTACGCGTGCATCCAGAAGTAGTCAAATGCCCCCTTGATATCCGTCTCCTTGTTGATCACCGTGTTCCCGATCTaagtcatccaaaatcaattTGAAATCGATCGAGATCCATATTTCCCAATTTAATTTGCAATAAAAAGGAGAGAGGGTCAATCTGACTGACTGATTTCGGGATTCATTGCTTACCGCGATGCCTTTGAGGTTGATGAGGAAATCTTTGTGGTGGAGTATGGCGTGGGCAAGCTGGGGGATGTAGTGGTCGGCGTAGCTCTCGCCAGTGATGAAGAAGTCCCTCCCCTTATACTCTTGGAACCGCTCTAACCAATTGACGAGAAAAACCACCGCATCGGTCGCCGTCCTACGATCTCCGCTCTTGGCGTAGTTCGACGTGCTGTTGGAGTAGGAGAAGCTGACGCCGGCAGGGCTCTCCAAGAACAAGACATTTGCCACTGCATTGCACGATGCACGTCAGTGGCTCGGGGTAATGCCAAAACAGAAACCTTTTTTCACTCTACTCCCTAAGCTCTAggaaataacatatatatatatatatatatatatatatatatatatatatatgatgatgatGACGACGACGATGACAGATGATCCTAACCTTCATTCCAAGCGTAGGGATTCTTGTATAGAGTTTTGCCATCGCTAATGACTCGAAACGGCCCGAGCTCCTCCATGGCGCCATACCCAAGTGACAAACACCCCGACCCAACACCCACCCACGCCACAGCAATCACCACTCTATCGATTGAAAAGCAATGTCATTTTCTACTATTTCCATACCTCCATTGAGCCAGATCACAATAGGCTTCGACCCGCTATTCTCGGCAGCCTCGGCAAAGTAGTAAAATAGAGCCCGTCCGTTGGCTCTATCAACTGTGACATACCTCGCGTACTGATCAAAATTGACCCCTTCTGGCTGGCCAGGCAACCAAACAACCTTGTCCCCCTCCTTCAGCCCGCTATTGTCGTAGACCTTCGACTTCAGGCCGGATACCGAAAGAAGATTGCTCAcccatgaagatgaagaagaagacgaagaagaagaagaagacctccCTACTCCGTTGTTAAAGTAGAACTTGTTCAGCGCATCTCTCTGCCTCAACGTGCTGGAAGCCACGCAGTGTAGGaaacagaggaggaggaagagacaaTTGAAACTTGGCTTCATTGTTTGATTGGGAATGAGGAATGGATTGGAATAGAATCTTATTTATGGGATGAATCTTTTTATGGGATGGATTCTTGTTGGAGCCGGCGGAGATTGATGTTTTTGCTTTGTTTGGCAATGGTCTCTGTAAAAGGAAAACGaatgattaattttgaataaaaattttcaaaattaaaagagttttaaaaaagaTTCTATTGTTTTTTCAATATTTATACAATGAAATAATGTATAGTAAATAGTAAGTCAAAGATCTTAGAGtgaaaacatgcataattaaTAATGAGTTTCCATGTATattcatattttatataaatctaatttattttttccttaatttttatcaacttttactACTCACTGGATTATTCCATCATTTATcataataattaaatctaattaattttagctCT contains:
- the LOC122011195 gene encoding serine carboxypeptidase 1-like yields the protein MKPSFNCLFLLLCFLHCVASSTLRQRDALNKFYFNNGVGRSSSSSSSSSSSSWVSNLLSVSGLKSKVYDNSGLKEGDKVVWLPGQPEGVNFDQYARYVTVDRANGRALFYYFAEAAENSGSKPIVIWLNGVANVLFLESPAGVSFSYSNSTSNYAKSGDRRTATDAVVFLVNWLERFQEYKGRDFFITGESYADHYIPQLAHAILHHKDFLINLKGIAIGNTVINKETDIKGAFDYFWMHA